In Natrinema amylolyticum, the following are encoded in one genomic region:
- a CDS encoding glycosyltransferase, producing the protein MHVLTLTTNADAPFMTQQLAALEERGVSFTTVPVAGEVDADTDRSPTDYVRTVPRVVREAGNGYDLIHAHYGLTAPMALAQLRQPVVLSLWGSDVHGPIAPVSKLSAPFCDEVVVMSEEMRETLGRDCTVIPDGVDLEKFRPEPQDKAKTRVGWDDEDAYEVLFPYSPARGVKNYPRAERVVSVVDNLLKRPVRLRTVHGVDHDAVSDYMNAADALLLTSDSEGSPNSVKEALACNLPVVAVDVGDVRERLAGVDPSHVAASDEDLISGLIDVLERGERSNGREAAREVSIDRTADQMLQVYERVAGTVIETEAGSETRRVEGAAGRLE; encoded by the coding sequence ATGCACGTCCTCACGCTCACGACGAACGCCGACGCTCCCTTCATGACCCAGCAGCTGGCGGCGCTCGAGGAGCGGGGCGTCTCGTTCACCACGGTACCGGTGGCCGGCGAGGTCGACGCCGACACCGATCGGTCGCCGACGGATTACGTGCGGACCGTCCCGAGGGTCGTCCGGGAGGCGGGAAACGGCTACGACCTGATCCACGCCCACTACGGCCTGACGGCACCGATGGCGCTCGCACAGCTCCGGCAACCGGTCGTCCTCTCGCTGTGGGGGTCCGACGTTCACGGCCCCATCGCGCCCGTCAGCAAGCTCTCCGCGCCGTTCTGTGACGAGGTCGTCGTCATGTCCGAGGAGATGCGCGAGACTCTCGGCCGCGACTGTACGGTGATTCCCGACGGGGTCGACCTCGAGAAGTTCCGGCCGGAACCACAGGACAAAGCGAAAACCCGGGTCGGTTGGGACGACGAGGACGCGTACGAGGTGTTGTTTCCGTACTCGCCCGCACGCGGGGTGAAGAATTATCCGCGGGCCGAGCGCGTCGTGTCCGTGGTCGACAACCTCCTCAAGCGGCCGGTGCGGCTCCGGACCGTCCACGGCGTCGACCACGATGCCGTCTCGGACTACATGAACGCCGCCGACGCGCTCCTGTTGACCTCCGACAGCGAGGGATCGCCGAACTCGGTGAAGGAGGCCTTGGCCTGCAACCTCCCCGTCGTCGCCGTCGACGTCGGCGACGTTCGGGAGCGCCTCGCCGGTGTCGATCCCTCGCACGTCGCCGCGAGCGACGAGGACCTGATCAGCGGCCTGATCGACGTCCTCGAGCGCGGGGAGCGGTCGAACGGTCGCGAGGCCGCCCGCGAAGTGAGTATCGACCGAACGGCAGATCAGATGCTCCAGGTCTACGAGCGAGTCGCCGGCACCGTGATCGAGACCGAAGCCGGCAGCGAGACGCGGCGCGTGGAGGGTGCGGCGGGTCGGCTCGAGTGA
- a CDS encoding DUF354 domain-containing protein → MRILVLANTPAHVHLYRHAVDRLERAGHDVLVLTREYACTTDLLDYFDMPYRVYGDHETEGYSKLGFARELGGQFLTIGTEAVRFDPDVVLGRGPYAAYAGTLSRTPVVLVLDDEPGDFNHTVSRPFADCIISPEVTRRDLGDAHYTFDGFKECAYLHPDVFEANDDVREYLDVDLDEPYVLVRFNALDALHDADLEGFRPEQRRDLIERLSEEATVFVSDEGGEMDLRDLPARSYDLHPALIHDAMAEASLLVADTGTMVNEAALLGTPAFRYRGTDDHEYGEFRELERAGLAEQFDEYDAVRDRSLEILADGDANDRWQARRREYADDLVNLTDLLVDVARSRGELDRLDRSTKRVLQPRSRSM, encoded by the coding sequence ATGCGGATCCTCGTCTTGGCCAATACGCCCGCACACGTCCACCTGTATCGACACGCCGTCGACCGCCTCGAGCGGGCGGGACACGACGTGCTCGTGCTCACCCGGGAGTACGCCTGTACGACCGACCTACTCGACTACTTCGACATGCCATACCGAGTGTACGGCGACCACGAAACCGAGGGCTACTCGAAATTGGGGTTCGCCCGCGAGCTGGGCGGCCAGTTCCTGACGATCGGGACCGAAGCGGTCCGGTTCGATCCCGACGTCGTCCTCGGCCGGGGGCCCTACGCGGCCTACGCCGGGACGCTCTCGCGGACGCCGGTCGTCCTCGTCCTCGACGACGAACCCGGTGACTTCAACCACACCGTGTCGCGACCGTTCGCCGACTGTATCATCTCCCCGGAAGTGACGCGCCGCGATCTCGGCGACGCACACTACACCTTCGACGGCTTCAAGGAGTGCGCCTATCTCCACCCCGACGTCTTCGAGGCGAACGACGACGTCCGCGAGTACCTCGACGTCGATCTGGACGAGCCGTACGTTCTGGTCCGGTTCAACGCCCTCGACGCGCTCCACGACGCCGATCTCGAGGGGTTCCGTCCCGAGCAGCGACGGGACCTGATCGAGCGCCTGAGCGAGGAGGCGACCGTCTTCGTCTCCGACGAGGGCGGTGAGATGGACCTCCGGGACCTCCCCGCCCGGTCCTACGATCTCCACCCCGCCCTGATCCACGACGCCATGGCCGAGGCCTCGCTGCTGGTCGCCGACACCGGAACGATGGTCAACGAGGCCGCGCTGCTCGGCACGCCCGCCTTCCGCTATCGGGGCACCGACGACCATGAGTACGGCGAGTTCCGTGAACTCGAGCGCGCCGGCTTGGCCGAGCAGTTCGACGAGTACGACGCGGTCCGCGACCGCTCTCTCGAGATCCTCGCTGACGGCGATGCGAACGATCGCTGGCAGGCGCGGCGACGCGAGTACGCGGACGACCTCGTGAACCTCACCGACCTGCTCGTCGACGTGGCGCGGTCTCGCGGCGAACTCGACCGACTCGATCGATCGACGAAACGCGTCCTACAGCCCCGCTCGCGGTCGATGTAG
- a CDS encoding Gfo/Idh/MocA family protein: MALPLLNRWTDSSALSLGVLGVGNIGMVHLKSAVAMPDVEVVAAADAVPANRDRARNAGVSRTYDDYETLLESEDLDAAVVALPPFLHADAVERAAESGVDVFVEKPLARSTEEADRLLETAREADIAVGVDHTLRYQPDMAGVKEAYDEGGVGHVPYASITRLNDHPLGRPPADDAPPEWPMDPDAAGGGSLVELGVHCFDVLEWLFGDLEVRDASMGRTLETDAEDAATVLMEAPETDTTITLHCGTYQWEQLPEVNTRLRLEGVTGTISNRDHLPANFYGGAAKSALSNVASRLTGDEPDVFGPTFYLQAHYDALEDFCDAIREDERPPVDGEDGRRTLELAETAYDLAAAEAEADADDPDGLEVPEVSP, encoded by the coding sequence ATGGCATTACCGCTTCTGAATCGATGGACCGACTCGAGCGCCCTCTCGCTGGGGGTGCTCGGCGTCGGCAACATCGGCATGGTACACCTGAAGTCCGCAGTCGCGATGCCGGACGTCGAGGTCGTCGCGGCCGCCGACGCCGTTCCCGCGAACCGCGACCGAGCCCGGAACGCCGGCGTTTCGCGCACCTACGATGACTACGAGACGCTGCTCGAGTCCGAAGACCTGGACGCAGCGGTCGTCGCCTTGCCCCCCTTCCTCCACGCCGACGCGGTGGAACGGGCCGCCGAGTCCGGCGTCGACGTCTTCGTCGAGAAACCGCTCGCTCGCTCGACCGAGGAAGCCGATCGGCTGCTCGAGACCGCCCGCGAGGCGGACATCGCCGTCGGCGTCGATCACACGCTGCGCTACCAGCCCGATATGGCGGGCGTCAAGGAGGCCTACGACGAGGGCGGCGTGGGCCACGTTCCCTACGCCTCGATCACGCGGCTCAACGACCACCCGCTCGGTCGGCCGCCGGCCGACGACGCGCCGCCGGAGTGGCCCATGGACCCCGACGCCGCCGGCGGCGGCTCCCTCGTCGAACTCGGCGTCCACTGTTTCGACGTCCTCGAGTGGCTGTTCGGCGACCTCGAGGTCAGAGACGCGTCGATGGGGCGAACGCTCGAGACCGACGCCGAGGACGCCGCGACCGTGCTCATGGAAGCGCCGGAGACGGACACGACGATCACGCTCCACTGTGGCACCTACCAGTGGGAGCAACTGCCGGAGGTCAACACCCGGCTGCGCCTCGAGGGCGTGACGGGGACGATCAGCAATCGGGACCACCTGCCGGCGAACTTCTACGGCGGCGCGGCGAAGTCCGCGCTGTCGAACGTCGCGAGCCGGCTCACTGGCGACGAACCGGACGTCTTCGGGCCGACCTTCTACTTGCAGGCCCACTACGACGCCCTGGAAGACTTCTGTGACGCGATTCGAGAGGACGAGCGGCCGCCGGTCGACGGCGAAGACGGCCGGCGAACGCTCGAGCTCGCCGAAACGGCCTACGACCTCGCCGCGGCGGAAGCGGAGGCGGACGCGGACGATCCGGACGGCCTCGAGGTCCCGGAGGTGTCCCCGTGA
- a CDS encoding glycosyltransferase family 2 protein, translating to MYKGERIGVVVTAYDEASFVGRVIETVPDFVDRIYAVDDQSPDESWTVIQRIARQVNEAADSEAAPELAMADGGDDRRVVPIRHEENRGYGAAVKTGYRRAAEDGMDVVAVMNGDGQMDPAILDRIVDPVVAGEADYAKGNRLLRPEDRADMSTFRFVGNAILTGLSKFASGYWSIGDPQNGYTAISREAIEELDLESVTDQYGFLNHLLTHLNVAGFRVADVPMSAVYGDEESSIKYVPFVRFVSLLLLRSFCWRLMNRYVIRSFNPAVVYYGAGTLGLAGGLAGLVGSAVRTARGEDGVTGAIAAIIATLLGLLSLGTAIRLDAEANEDLESPCDDRARADRDREREERAPARSDSR from the coding sequence ATGTATAAGGGAGAACGGATCGGGGTCGTCGTCACGGCGTACGACGAGGCATCGTTCGTCGGTCGCGTCATCGAGACGGTGCCCGACTTCGTCGATCGGATCTACGCCGTCGACGATCAATCGCCCGACGAGAGTTGGACGGTCATTCAGCGGATCGCCCGGCAGGTCAACGAGGCGGCTGACAGCGAGGCCGCCCCGGAACTCGCGATGGCCGACGGCGGCGACGACCGACGCGTCGTTCCGATCCGCCACGAGGAGAACCGCGGCTACGGCGCGGCGGTCAAGACCGGCTACCGCCGCGCCGCCGAGGACGGGATGGACGTCGTCGCCGTGATGAACGGCGACGGGCAGATGGATCCGGCGATCCTTGATCGGATCGTCGACCCGGTCGTCGCGGGCGAGGCCGACTACGCCAAGGGCAACCGGCTGCTCCGCCCCGAGGACCGCGCGGACATGTCGACGTTTCGCTTCGTCGGGAACGCGATTCTCACCGGCCTCTCGAAGTTCGCCTCGGGCTACTGGTCGATCGGCGACCCGCAGAACGGCTACACCGCCATCTCGCGGGAGGCGATCGAGGAACTCGATCTCGAGTCGGTCACCGACCAGTACGGCTTCCTCAATCACCTGCTGACCCACCTCAACGTGGCCGGCTTCCGGGTCGCGGACGTTCCCATGTCGGCCGTCTACGGCGACGAGGAGAGCAGCATCAAGTACGTGCCGTTCGTTCGGTTCGTCTCCCTCCTCTTGCTCCGGAGTTTCTGCTGGCGGCTCATGAACCGGTACGTGATCCGATCGTTCAATCCGGCCGTCGTCTACTACGGTGCCGGGACGCTGGGTCTGGCCGGCGGACTGGCGGGGCTCGTCGGCTCGGCCGTCCGGACGGCTCGAGGCGAGGACGGCGTGACGGGAGCGATCGCGGCGATCATCGCTACCCTGCTCGGGCTCCTCTCGCTCGGCACCGCGATCCGGCTCGACGCCGAGGCGAACGAGGACCTCGAGTCGCCGTGTGACGATCGGGCGAGGGCGGACCGGGATCGGGAGCGCGAGGAACGAGCGCCGGCACGTAGCGACTCGCGGTAA
- a CDS encoding DUF362 domain-containing protein has translation MSTAPVRAAAVDAAERRGGWVPDVDARMAALRSPVRNVLEPVLESLAEADRITLAPDAHYPFHPSSGMVTDPAAVGSIVALLERETEADVAVAGASDEDISFDRTAAYLGYESLLERFDAELVDLADEPRTGDLCAVEDDPVALSVPNRLDEGAVIAVPSLRPTEEGPVAGAMRTLAALVDCDAGSDLAPVAATRAVDPQVAVLDATTAYGGDPVAGNALFAGSAPAVDAVATALLGRSLESDGALETARGDRGPISVEGDADFEALRARIPDGELPPPDDTHPAVSTAYRVYAAVAGDAVPPQLEGDR, from the coding sequence GTGAGCACCGCACCGGTCCGCGCGGCCGCCGTCGACGCCGCCGAACGCCGCGGCGGCTGGGTTCCCGACGTCGACGCCCGTATGGCCGCGCTCCGGTCGCCGGTTCGGAACGTCCTCGAGCCCGTCCTCGAGTCGCTCGCCGAGGCCGACCGAATCACCCTCGCTCCGGACGCACACTACCCGTTCCATCCCTCTTCGGGTATGGTCACCGACCCCGCTGCGGTCGGCTCGATCGTCGCGCTCCTCGAGCGGGAGACCGAGGCCGATGTCGCGGTCGCCGGCGCGAGCGACGAGGACATCTCGTTCGACCGGACCGCCGCCTACCTCGGCTACGAGAGCCTGCTCGAGCGGTTCGACGCGGAGCTCGTCGATCTGGCCGACGAACCCCGAACCGGCGACCTCTGTGCGGTCGAGGACGATCCGGTCGCGCTCTCGGTCCCGAACCGCCTCGACGAGGGGGCCGTGATCGCCGTGCCGTCGCTCCGGCCGACCGAGGAGGGGCCGGTCGCAGGCGCGATGCGAACGCTCGCCGCCCTCGTCGACTGCGACGCGGGATCCGATCTGGCTCCCGTCGCGGCGACGCGGGCCGTCGACCCCCAGGTCGCCGTCCTCGACGCGACGACCGCGTACGGCGGCGACCCCGTCGCGGGGAACGCGCTGTTCGCCGGCTCGGCGCCCGCCGTCGACGCCGTCGCGACCGCTCTGCTCGGCCGATCGCTCGAGAGCGATGGGGCGCTCGAGACCGCTCGCGGTGACCGGGGGCCGATCTCTGTCGAGGGCGACGCCGACTTCGAGGCGCTTCGAGCGCGAATTCCCGACGGCGAGTTGCCGCCGCCGGACGACACCCATCCCGCCGTGTCGACCGCCTACCGCGTCTACGCGGCGGTGGCCGGCGACGCCGTCCCGCCGCAACTCGAGGGCGACCGATGA
- a CDS encoding NAD-dependent epimerase/dehydratase family protein has protein sequence MTATTESRTAAVTGATGFLGSRLCDRLLEEGWTVRGLSRPTSDRGDLDGVDWYVGDIFDVETLRELVDGADAVFHLAGVGLWDAGPETVWAVNRDGTERVLEACRDGDAGRVVFTSTAGTRRPQGDDDFADETDVAEPIGAYQASKAEAEDLVDRYAETDGDAVTVHPTSIFGPGDEAFTAQLLSMGVERTMPAHLPGGLSIVGVSDVVDGIMAAYERGTAGEHYILGGENLTYDSAVSRIANAVDGSPARIRVPAAAIQAAGPVAEVVDAVADRRMFPFDREMASLATQRLFYTSRKASEELGYEYRPIEAHLPEAMEWYRTEVR, from the coding sequence ATGACTGCGACGACCGAATCGCGCACGGCAGCGGTCACCGGCGCGACCGGGTTCCTCGGCTCGCGGCTCTGTGACCGCCTGCTCGAGGAGGGCTGGACGGTCCGCGGGCTCAGCCGGCCGACCTCGGATCGGGGCGACCTCGACGGCGTCGACTGGTACGTCGGCGACATCTTCGACGTCGAGACGCTGCGGGAGCTCGTCGACGGGGCCGACGCCGTCTTCCACCTCGCAGGGGTTGGCCTCTGGGACGCCGGCCCCGAGACCGTCTGGGCGGTCAACCGCGACGGCACGGAACGAGTGCTCGAGGCCTGTCGCGACGGCGACGCGGGCCGCGTCGTGTTCACCAGCACGGCCGGGACGCGCCGTCCGCAGGGCGACGACGACTTCGCGGACGAGACGGACGTCGCGGAACCGATCGGGGCCTATCAGGCCTCGAAAGCCGAGGCGGAGGACCTGGTCGATCGATACGCCGAAACCGACGGCGACGCCGTCACGGTCCATCCGACCTCGATCTTCGGCCCCGGTGACGAGGCGTTCACCGCGCAACTGCTCTCGATGGGCGTCGAGCGGACGATGCCCGCCCACCTCCCCGGCGGACTGAGCATCGTCGGCGTCTCGGACGTGGTCGACGGCATCATGGCGGCCTATGAACGCGGGACCGCCGGCGAGCACTACATCCTCGGCGGCGAGAACCTCACCTACGACAGCGCCGTCTCCCGGATCGCCAACGCCGTCGACGGCTCGCCCGCGCGAATCCGCGTCCCGGCCGCGGCGATCCAGGCCGCCGGTCCCGTGGCCGAGGTCGTCGACGCCGTCGCCGATCGCCGAATGTTTCCCTTCGACCGAGAGATGGCCAGCCTCGCGACCCAGCGGCTGTTCTACACCTCGCGCAAGGCCAGCGAGGAACTCGGCTACGAGTACCGGCCGATCGAGGCCCACCTGCCCGAGGCGATGGAGTGGTATCGAACGGAAGTCAGGTAG
- a CDS encoding nucleotide sugar dehydrogenase, protein MAERSIDTETADGTGGSDARATGGLYGSSQSAERQRDRLTSGEIPVAVYGLGKMGLPLAAVYAETTGDVTGVDVDPAVVESISGGESHVVGEPGLDDLVADQVDAGRLEATTDGEAAAETARIHVVIVPTLLDDENEPDLTTVESVAGDIAAGLAPGDLVIAESTLPPGTCRDVLRPHLASESGLAPDEFGLAFCPERTSSGTALRDIRGQYPKVVGGVDAESTRAAAVVYDELSDNEVHPVSDATTAEAIKVFEGIYRDVNIGLANELGRLADELDISVREAIDTANDLPMCQLHDPGPGVGGHCIPYYPHFLLGRTEEPMAVTETARRVNDEMPAVVVDRLERELERTGTDLADASVVVLGITYRPGVEETRASPALGIIDGLRERGADVAGVDPLVDPADYGARPVAIDELAQESFDAAVIVTPHAAFDRIDWDALEPMTVVDGRDAVDLSETAHREYDLAGSSDGRPPRGARDGDDTERDGSRPMNATTDGGTDV, encoded by the coding sequence ATGGCGGAACGTTCGATCGACACCGAGACGGCCGACGGAACCGGCGGGTCCGATGCCCGGGCCACTGGCGGGCTCTATGGCTCGAGCCAGTCCGCGGAGCGGCAGCGCGACCGGCTGACGAGCGGCGAGATACCGGTCGCCGTCTACGGCCTCGGCAAGATGGGCCTCCCGCTAGCGGCGGTGTACGCGGAGACGACGGGCGACGTGACCGGCGTCGACGTCGACCCCGCCGTCGTCGAGTCGATCAGCGGCGGCGAGAGCCACGTCGTCGGCGAACCCGGCCTCGACGACCTCGTCGCCGACCAGGTCGACGCCGGCCGACTCGAGGCGACGACCGACGGCGAGGCGGCGGCCGAGACGGCGCGGATTCACGTCGTCATCGTCCCGACGCTGCTGGACGACGAGAACGAGCCGGACTTGACGACCGTCGAGTCGGTCGCCGGCGACATCGCCGCCGGGCTCGCCCCCGGCGACCTGGTGATCGCCGAGTCGACGCTCCCGCCGGGGACCTGTCGCGACGTCCTCCGGCCCCACCTCGCGAGCGAGAGCGGGCTCGCACCCGACGAGTTCGGGCTCGCGTTCTGTCCGGAACGCACGTCCTCGGGGACGGCGCTGCGGGACATCCGCGGCCAGTACCCGAAGGTCGTCGGCGGCGTCGATGCGGAGAGCACTCGCGCCGCGGCAGTCGTTTACGACGAGCTCTCCGACAACGAGGTTCACCCCGTCTCGGACGCGACGACGGCGGAGGCGATCAAGGTGTTCGAGGGGATCTACCGCGACGTGAACATCGGTCTGGCGAACGAACTCGGCCGGCTCGCGGACGAACTTGACATCTCCGTTCGCGAGGCGATCGACACGGCGAACGACCTGCCGATGTGCCAACTCCACGATCCCGGTCCGGGCGTCGGCGGCCACTGCATTCCCTACTACCCGCACTTCCTGCTCGGCCGGACCGAGGAGCCGATGGCCGTGACGGAGACGGCTCGCCGGGTCAACGACGAGATGCCCGCAGTCGTCGTCGACCGCCTCGAGCGGGAACTCGAGCGAACGGGGACCGACCTCGCGGACGCCTCGGTCGTCGTCCTCGGGATCACGTATCGACCCGGCGTCGAGGAGACCCGCGCCTCGCCCGCGCTGGGGATCATCGACGGACTCCGCGAGCGCGGTGCGGACGTCGCCGGCGTCGACCCGCTCGTCGATCCGGCCGACTACGGCGCGCGACCGGTCGCGATCGATGAACTGGCCCAGGAGTCGTTCGACGCCGCCGTGATCGTGACGCCCCACGCGGCGTTCGATCGGATCGACTGGGACGCCCTCGAGCCGATGACGGTCGTCGACGGCCGGGACGCGGTCGACCTCTCGGAGACCGCCCATCGGGAGTACGACCTGGCCGGTTCGAGCGACGGACGGCCGCCGCGAGGAGCGCGCGACGGCGACGACACCGAACGCGACGGATCGAGACCGATGAACGCGACTACCGACGGAGGAACCGATGTATAA
- a CDS encoding AbrB/MazE/SpoVT family DNA-binding domain-containing protein — protein sequence MSEITTDERGRITIPKEVRERFGERYRLVELEDGIKLMPVPDDPLESLRNAASDELKDASMDDLREAGLEEGREQATEHVR from the coding sequence ATGTCCGAGATTACGACGGACGAGCGGGGACGGATTACCATACCGAAGGAAGTCCGTGAGCGCTTCGGAGAACGATATCGACTCGTCGAACTGGAAGACGGTATCAAACTCATGCCCGTTCCGGATGACCCGCTCGAGTCACTGCGGAACGCCGCCAGTGACGAACTGAAAGACGCATCCATGGACGACCTTCGCGAGGCCGGCCTCGAGGAAGGACGGGAGCAAGCGACCGAGCATGTACGCTGA
- a CDS encoding polysaccharide deacetylase family protein: MGSVVISLDAELGWGFHDLVEPPTERVEAGRRGWSAMVELLEEFDVPATWAVVGHLMLDSCDSVHAEHPAPDGWFERERGEWADREDLRFGRDLVTDVLESEADHEFASHSFSHVLFGRPETDRELADAELERSRELAADWNQSIDSFIYPRNDVGHRDVLADHGVTAYRGKSPTRDGVRGVFDSTIRDQSMLVEPTVDEYGLVNVPASMFLFGFEGPARTVAESIWEDPMVALARRGIDEAARTDGLFHMWLHPNNLTHERDDRRMRAILSHLERQRSAADLTVETMADVARRVAGPPSSAERATASWS; the protein is encoded by the coding sequence GTGGGCAGCGTCGTAATCTCCCTCGACGCCGAGCTCGGCTGGGGATTTCACGACCTCGTCGAGCCGCCGACGGAACGCGTCGAGGCCGGCCGCCGCGGCTGGTCGGCCATGGTCGAGTTACTCGAGGAATTCGACGTGCCGGCGACGTGGGCCGTCGTCGGCCACCTCATGCTCGATTCCTGTGATAGCGTGCACGCGGAGCATCCGGCCCCCGACGGCTGGTTCGAGCGCGAACGGGGCGAGTGGGCCGATCGCGAGGATCTCCGGTTCGGTCGCGACCTCGTCACCGACGTGCTCGAGTCCGAGGCCGATCACGAGTTCGCCAGCCACTCCTTTTCGCACGTGCTGTTCGGCCGCCCGGAGACGGACCGCGAGCTCGCAGACGCCGAACTCGAGCGCAGCCGCGAACTCGCGGCCGACTGGAACCAGTCGATCGACTCGTTCATCTATCCGCGAAACGACGTGGGTCATCGAGACGTATTAGCCGACCACGGTGTCACGGCCTATCGGGGGAAGTCGCCGACCAGAGACGGCGTCCGGGGGGTCTTCGATTCGACGATCCGTGACCAGTCGATGCTGGTCGAACCGACCGTCGACGAGTACGGCCTGGTCAACGTGCCGGCGTCGATGTTCCTCTTCGGGTTCGAGGGCCCGGCACGGACCGTCGCCGAGTCGATCTGGGAGGACCCGATGGTCGCGCTGGCTCGCCGCGGGATCGACGAGGCCGCGCGCACTGACGGGCTCTTCCACATGTGGCTCCACCCGAACAACCTGACTCACGAGCGGGACGACCGTCGCATGCGGGCGATCCTGTCGCACCTCGAGCGCCAGCGGTCGGCGGCCGATCTCACCGTCGAGACGATGGCCGACGTCGCCCGTCGCGTCGCGGGACCTCCGAGTAGCGCCGAGCGGGCGACGGCGAGCTGGAGCTGA
- a CDS encoding PIN domain-containing protein, protein MYADTDFWLALLKADDWLADRAESQLEEHRDELEVSLATFIELFLIEEQFGFDREEATLSILELAETDVDPDIVFQASAYIDDGLNTFDAFHAALANDAILSSDQAFETIEIDRVAFEPETEN, encoded by the coding sequence ATGTACGCTGATACTGATTTCTGGCTCGCGCTCCTCAAAGCGGACGACTGGCTCGCTGACCGAGCCGAATCGCAACTCGAGGAGCATCGTGACGAGCTCGAGGTCTCGCTGGCGACGTTCATCGAACTCTTCCTGATCGAAGAACAGTTCGGCTTCGATCGCGAGGAAGCGACGCTCTCGATACTCGAACTCGCCGAGACGGACGTCGACCCGGATATCGTCTTCCAGGCGTCGGCGTATATCGATGATGGACTGAACACGTTCGACGCCTTCCACGCAGCGCTCGCGAACGATGCGATTCTCTCGAGCGACCAGGCCTTCGAGACGATCGAGATCGATCGCGTTGCATTCGAACCCGAAACCGAGAACTAG